A genome region from Triticum aestivum cultivar Chinese Spring chromosome 2B, IWGSC CS RefSeq v2.1, whole genome shotgun sequence includes the following:
- the LOC123040568 gene encoding uncharacterized protein, with protein sequence MAFIVSKLARAAFASRSVRGARLPQTAGAIRRMSAAAGGCESEEDHKNFPPVDTNFNFIEWMESCRYESGNDPNFPLVDENSTKSKESLWALYESWCKYYEVSRDREEMVRRFRSFKASAMRVYKMNNSGSSQVSQLSAFADLTKAEADYEYSRLRCRKPKFSQYRATR encoded by the exons ATGGCTTTCATCGTGTCCAAGCTCGCGCGGGCAGCCTTCGCATCCCGCTCAGTCAGAGGAGCGCGTCTCCCCCAGACTGCCGGCGCCATCCGTCGCATGTCCGCAGCTGCAG GCGGTTGCGAGTCAGAAGAAGATCACAAAAACTTTCCCCCTGTTGATACGAATTTCAATTTCATCGAGTGGATGGAATCATGCCGCTACGAGTCAGGAAATGATCCAAACTTTCCCCTCGTCGACGAGAATTCCACCAAGTCCAAGGAGTCCCTGTGGGCCTTGTATGAGAGCTGGTGCAAGTATTATGAAGTGTCCCGTGACCGTGAAGAGATGGTCCGCCGGTTCAGGTCATTTAAGGCCAGCGCGATGCGGGTGTACAAAATGAACAATTCTGGTTCTTCGCAGGTGTCTCAGCTGTCCGCGTTTGCAGATCTGACCAAGGCGGAGGCTGACTACGAGTATAGCAGGTTACGATGCCGTAAGCCAAAGTTCTCGCAATACCGTGCTACTAGATGA
- the LOC123038998 gene encoding uncharacterized protein has protein sequence MPPRRRGASGFRGVRERPNGWYSAEIRAGDVRLGLGTFRSAREAARAYDAAAWRLERPRSQMNFRDVFTREEAQRLAPPPRLITDMDRADHARRQRRLLVAEEDERAMAEWRRRHPKDVDAERAYWAERTARRRSERADRRRRKAVANEQCDIVSAGGRSFFTSDDERWDDVWLSTSDDTDEDDDGDGSDLEMSAGAAFYRACWSCAARGFSARMLEQTLRAAPNQAMGARQIRFYRAARWASVGDALT, from the exons atgccgccgcgccgccggggtGCTTCGGGCTTTCgcggcgtccgcgagcgccccaacggctggtactccgccgagatacgggccggcgacgtccggctcggcctcgggaCGTTCCGGAGCGCGCGCGAggcggcccgcgcgtacgacgcggcggcgtggcgcttggAGAGGCCCCGGTCCCAGATGAATTTCCGGGACGTCTTCACGCGCGAGGAGGCGCAGCGcctcgcccctccgccgcgtctcatCACGGACATGGACCGTGCCGACCACGCTCGGCGGCAGCGCCGTCTCCTcgtcgccgaggaggacgagcgagccatggcggagtggcgccgtcgCCACCCAAAGGACGTCGACGCCGAGCGTGCCTACTGGGCGGAGAGGACAGCAAGGCGCCGCTCGGAGCGGGCGGACCGGCGTCGGCGGAAGGCAGTGGCGAACGAGCAGTGCGACATCGTCTCCGCAGGTGGGAGGTCGTTCTTCACCTCGGACGATGAACGTTGGGACGACGTATGGCTCTCAACCTCGGACGACACCGACgaggatgacgatggtgatggtagCGACTTAGA AATGAGCGCGGGCGCTGCATTTTACCGCGCCTGCTGGAGCTGCGCCGCGCGCGGCTTTTCAGCGCGGATGCTGGAGCAAacgctgcgcgccgcgccaaaccaggcgatgggcgcgcgCCAAATCCGTTTTTACCGCGCGGCGCGTTgggcgtctgttggagatgctcttacgtaG